Part of the Spinacia oleracea cultivar Varoflay chromosome 5, BTI_SOV_V1, whole genome shotgun sequence genome, aacTCGACATTGTTTGTAATTTATATCCGAATTGATCTGACTAaacatgaacccgacccgatatgaacccgacccgatatgaatccgacccGATTACAATCCAGCTAAACCCGTTAACAAACCGGACCGATTTGACCCGACTCGACCACAAACCGACCCAGTATGAACCGACCCGTTATGAACCCGACCAAATATGAACCGACCCGATTTGAACCCAACTCGTTATGAACCCGTACCACATTACCCGACACCGAACCGATAGCAAAATGAACCGATTTCAACCCGAACCAACGAAGCCGAACCGAAACCGAaccgatgacccgatttgatataacataatttaattaaagatGATTGTCCATAACATATCTATCATCCTGCTAAACAGTTGTTTCAAAATTCTAATAGTCATTATGTTATGCAACAGAGCGTTCCTCCAGAACATACTGTCCCAATCTAGTTCTTTTCACTGCAACCTGAGTTTATCAAGTATTAATTGCGAGGGTAAAAAATGGGATCAGTCTGGGTAATTTTTTTACCAATGTCCTTAAATAGCTTCCCATTTTTGTTTAGGGTGAGAtgatcaacaattcaacattgTTGATTCTTTTGTTTGCAAATTAAATTGAGGCTACAGGGAAAAAGTTTTTGCAATTATTGGCGTTAAGGTGTATGCAGCATGACTGTATGTGAATCCATCTATGCTGAATGCATTGAGTCATGAGTCCTTGGAAAGGAAAGTCAAAACCCGAAGTTGAAAAGGATCTGTCGTTGTTCCAATTTATCAATGTAATGAAATCAATTAAACGGGTTATCTAAAGATAGTACAAAATTCGATGCCACAAATACAATTGAGTCGATGAATGTCACAAAGGCCCTTTTTGATGTATTCTTTGGAGAATCTCCAGTTTCTCCTACCTTAAAGTCTTCAGTTGCCAATGGTTACCAAGAATAGCGTTGTGTTTCTATATTTCAATATCAGTATTGAACATGACCCCCTATCAGTATGCTGGATCCAATACGATTTTGAGTAAGTATGCTGGTGTGTATGTGGTTAAGCCAGAGTAGCGATTGTTCttgtttttccatgaaaaaGATGATTGATTTACTGATGCTCATGATCCCACAAGCCCTTTATAACGAGCATATGCGATTATAACCAAAAAAAGTACCTGCAGAAATTATAATTACCTGCAACAAGCGCAATGACCTGTTACTGTTAGTACGTACAATTCAAAGGGGCAACAGTTACTAGCTGAACTTGAATGCTAAAACTTGAATATACCCATTTAAAGATGTAACCGTGATGTTCCATCCAAGTATAAATGCCAAATATTGCAGTAACCAAGGAGTATATCGATAAGCAAACAGTCCCAGAACTCAGGAAAAGCTCCAACTGCATGCAAGTATCCACAAAGAAACAAATCACATCAAAATCCCATAGACTAACATAAGATTACTCTCAAATCATCAAATGATATGAATAGagataaattttgaaatttaagaACATGTTCTGGAACTTCTTGAAACCCACATTCTGGATTCCCAACCTAGTTCCCGCCGATACCTCTCGTCAACTCTTTCCCCCAAAAGCAATATTGCGTCATTCTCACAATAAAGTAGTAAGAAAAATTAAGCAACAGTTCCTCCTAACTCTAAACCTCAACCTTTGGATTGCAGATTGACAGAATATTACAGAAACATGGTCCTTTTGAGGAAGTTTTATATAAACGGTGTCACACTGACTGCTCCTAGAGTAGTCCTGGGTCCTTGATAACATCTTCAAGGagttaacacaaatttacagtACCATACAAGGTAGATACTCTTTTCTTCAAGTCCAAGCACCTTTGTTTTACACCCCTAAGTTCTAGCCTTAGGATTTCCACAGTGCGCAAAAGTCCAGATTATGGAAATTTCCCTTCATTTCGCTCAAACCTTGATAGGGTTGACCTACATAAAACCCTCTTTCTCTAAAAAGGAATTGCCTCTAATCTTGAACAAGAAGATCACAAAGAACAAGCAAAAAAGAGAAGATTGGAGTCCTGTTCGTTACAAGAACACCATCCAAACTAACCATGATCACAAATTTAAAAGCCAAGAATAAAAAAACCAAAGAACTATCACTCAAGCAACTTCATGATGTCACAAAGATTATGCCTAGTGTCTCTTGCACAAATAATCATATCAATCAGACAGCCACAAGTCGATGACAGAACCAAAGCAACAGAAGCCATCTTTTTCGCATATTACAGCCTAAGCAAACTACCTTTAGaacatttttttgaaaaattccCTAAAAACACATAAAGCTTGAGTAGCACACTACCCCCACAAATGGATTCCTTCCACAGCCCTGGCCCCCTACTCTTTGTTTCACCTCCAATCTAAGGCACGTGGAGAAGTCATTTATTCCCCTAATTTATGGTTTCTTCAATGACCTACTTTCTTCCCCATTGAATCTCCCTCCTGCATATTATCTTTCATCTTTTCTGCTTCCATAACCCATCTCTCACTCACACCCACTAGCCCTTCTCAGTTCCCTCATCCCCTTTCTCTCCTACATAACATCTACAACTTCTCCGCCAACAATTTTATTGCTGGCATAGTGGTACAGTACCGCTGGGTGGGCAAAAAAAGGAACAATGGATAAAGCACAAGTTGATGAATTGGACATGGGAGAGCTAAATGGAAGGATAAATTAGACATGTTTCAATTGAAATTAATCACAAAATTACTGGAGAAAAACAATCAAGTGCAAACATAAACCCGTACATTGAAAGCCTCAAACATGATatacaaaccctaattctaatAACCGGGTAGAACTGCAACTACATCTAAATATTAGCTTCCTAGTTGTAaatcaattaatttgaataattctACCTGTTGGCGAATAACCCACTCACCTTCTCCTTGATGCTTATATCTTCAATTTGAAGGATTTTGATTGACTTTGTGTTTTGAACCATAAAAAAGGAAATACGAGTTACATACTTACAgatttcatttttagaaaccaAAGGTgggaaaggaaaacaaaaactgAGGCCTGTGGATGGAAAATTCTGATATAATCCATTTGTGGGTGGTGCTACTCAAACTCATTCTGGAACTAGGTTGGGAACTAGTTCAAAACTCAAACGCAAGTTGGAATTCAGggtagttttattttttttaaagtctGAATTAAGTATTTATTTCCAAAGTGCATATTTATTggtaattttgacaaaaatccaaCTGAAAATGAAGATGTTTCTTGCCATCATCCACTTAAAGAATGTACTAGATCAATAATGGAGCAGTTGATTCaccataataacatattcataaAGCTTTTCACCGATGTATGACAAGAGGAACTGAGCTTGGTTCCATTTATTCAATTGAATTCGTCATTTGCCATGAACTCTTCCTTGCATTTATTCCACTAGCTCAATTACAAAGAAAAAAGACCATCAACGCAAGAGGGGACTTTGGGGAGTATCAAGTGGTTAGGGTCAAATAAAGGTAAGGTTCATTCAGACACATAAGAATAAGTTGATTGTTACTTGTTAGTGAGAATAACCGATCCAAGTAGGCTCCTCAGTCCTAAGAAAGAAACAAGGAAATGTCACTCAGACAATTTATTAAAACACTTGGTGCTTTAGTTCTATTAGCGAAAGTCTATACCTCAAAATTTGCCATTGATGATTTTGTTTCTGTAACCGGAATTACGCGAGTATAACCCCAATTTTTTGTAGTCACTTGGAATATAACACTAAATGCAACATGTATTCGAGGAATAGTAAAAAACCCTTCCCTAAATACACTAATTTTCCTGACTCTCGTGTAAAACATGTATATATAAAACTTAAAGAAATAAAAAGATTTTGTATATATTTGAAGGTCAGGAGAGGGGAAGGGGGGTTACGCACCTGAATCAACTGATTTCGATGATTGTCAAGCTGCACAGAGATGACCAAATTTCAGTACCACACAAAAAAGGCATCCATATTTAAATATGTTAATGTCAAGACTGAAGCGAGTCCAGAAGATTCATTCACCTGGATGTTAATGTAATCCTCAGTGTCATCAATGTATTCACGAAGCTGCAAGTTCAATTCAAAATCACcaattaatgattaaaaaaattaataaatgtgCAGAATTTCTATTCTATAAGGAAACTCTTGAggtcattttggtaaatagtcttttggtgtcccctatcGACTATACTTTAATACCCTTGGTAAGTTcacgatttaattaaattaattaaaaaatcaaaCTGTAATTATTCAAAAAACTGATTATTTAATGCCATATTGCAAATAAGGAATTACAATGCAACTAATGCataaaatctttcatattttagTATATGGCAGACATTTACAATGTGACAGCCAAATGTCAACAACAAATTTGAAATAATGTTCAACCAtctaaaatttgaaacccttaAATTCTCCTTCGTAATTTATGAAAAATTCAAATCCCTTAATTCTCCCTCCGTTAAATTTGCAATCCCTTTAATTCTCTCCTTAATTCTTACGGAGTACAATTTTTATTTGCTATGAAACCTCCTTTTGTAACCGCCTCCTCCCTAATAAGCCCTCTACTCACAGAGTCACGACCTCCTCCAAGACTGCCTCATACCCGCTTCTTATCGTGATATCTTGTTGTTGTCATAGTCTTTTCACCCGTTTTATAAAGTACTTTATAGAGCATTGAGCAGGAGAATGACCATAATATTCTATAAACAATCATGTTATTTCAGGTCAAGATATAATAATGTAAATATTTTTTTCCTTATATCAcatgcatcgcgtgcatataagactagtgttATTCAGAAACTAACCATGACCCAGAACAAGCCCCATTCCACTCGTTCACACAATGACAAATAAACAACAAAGATACGCAACAGACAACTAGCTCAAGGAACACAAAACATACTTTCTTCTATGGACCAATAAAAAGGAAATATTTAGGTTACATAAGAGCTTCCATTCCCACTTGGACTAAGCTGTCTTTTACAGGAACAATGAATCACCTTACGATATTAGTTTCTAGGGCTCACTTTTTCAAGCACGTCTTTATTAAATCGACAGGATTTAGCTGACAGTCACTGACCACCAGCCACATCTATCGCAAATCAAAATAACAACTATAGATATTACTTTAAAGTAAAAAAGCAAGGGTGGCAACAAATTATGATTTTTGTTAAGAGCTCACACTCAGTGAACAACTCTCATACCTTATACGAATACGAAGTGGTATATTTGATTTTCTGGAGTACTTCAGTAAGATTCATGTCCTACCCTACTTCGGTTGCTATAATAAGATTTAACTTCTTGTTTAACAAGTTTAAGGATATAGACAGAAGCTAGCAAGAGAGCTTGAGTAAGTTTATATAAAGCTCGAAATAGTGCCTCATATGAAACAGTAATACATGGATTCACATTTATATAGCAGAGTAACTACAGAATCGCATTTCAAGATATGCTACGTAATAAATAGTTATTCATAACACCTACCGTTGTTAGTTTATTTAATGTCCCGTCAATTTGCATGAAGTAAGCCTGCAaatgacatcaacaaaaaatcaaaatcacaGTTATTCACACCAACCCCTTCCTCAAATATCCCTTCACGTTGTGCGTGAAATACCAGACACAAAAAAAGTTTGAAaggataagataaaataatgcATGGACGACGCAGCACTAGAAAGTAAGTAATTTCTTCCAAAGAAAACTATTAAAGATTGTTATGACCTCTAGCAACATCTCGAGTTCCTCAACATCATTATCATCGCCACGACCTGTGACCACTCTTGCTCTGCTTGCTCTCGATATCTTAGAGATAACAGTAGGGGAACTGGGAAACCAAGCGGCTCCTGATCCACTAACAGGTGAAGCAGGAACAGCCAGCTTTCTGGACAGGTAAAGGTCGGCCatgtcatcatcatcatccaaaaGCTGTTCAAGCTCGTCCCTCACCTGCAACCAGTCAAATAACTTTATCTTATAACAAGAATACGTACAATGATACAAACTATTTACTATGTTCTGGATGATGAAAGATTGACGAACAAAAATTCCAGTTCTAAAGCATGAACAAAGGAAACAATAATAGAAAAAAGTACGTTCCGCCTGTACAACTCcgaattataaacatgatacAGCCCCTATTCTGTAAAGTGTAAACTGTATTTCACCTCAGAAGTTATGCAAACGGCTTCATTTCCTCATAATGTTACACAGACCTATCTTCCTATCTCGTGGTGCTTCTTCCATACTTTTCTTTCCTTGACCTTCTTTAAACCATCCTAAATCAAAAATCTTGGTAAGACTAAACCACAGCAGAATCTCACAAATAATGGACAAAAATCCACAAGTGCACTTGCATTTCTTTAGGCCTTTCACTTGGATGAATACCTACACCCGTCATGAATGACACAAATTGTCCATCAAATTTATGGATGTTGATTCATACTCTACGCTACAAGATTATAAGATGATATATCACTTGTCTTATAGTTATACTTCCACGACACATGTAGAGAATGGAGAGGTATAGGTGAAGGTCAACTGACTCATGTAGAGATTGGAGTGAAGAATTTCTTGATTGATTTCGCCTACTAGTAATACATGAAGGAAAGAAAAGAAGGTCCCCTGCCCTATAAACTAATATCTCATTATTTAACAAAAGGCAAAGTAAGAAATTCATGATGATTAGTTATTGAACGGTATTGTAAGACAATAGATTTATTTGAGACTCCCACAAAAATGATGCAGATGATTTGAAGGATAAGGTCATGATGCTATCATTGGAATAGTATACAAAGCTCACGGGTCAAGTATCTGATTGATTTCATATATATGCCCTCGTAATACCTAAACTCCAAGGACAGCAAGGGAGTAATCTGAAGCTCAATACAGGGAAGCCTAAAAATCAGATTAAATACTCCATAAACAAGGCTTTCTTAGATTGTTTTTCTGCTATTGATAATTTCCCTTAGGTTCACCTAAGAAAACTTATTAAATCATGTAGCAGTTCTCAATTGAAATAACTCTCACTTCCCTCAGCATATTTTCTAGCCCATCACAATACATGTTCTCTTTATTTGAGGCTGCCCCTGCATTCCCTTGGTGATGCCAGTAACTCCTCTAAGATGCTGCTGATGCTCTAGACTCCTCTTAATGGCcgaaatcaattaatcaagattTCTTTTTCTCCTAGAGCTACATCAATGTCTTTCCTTCGACCCTACACCTCGATGCCTATTGTTCTTCCTACACCAATTTGTTTTGGAATGCCACGTTCTGAAACATCAACATTGATTGCACCTTCTTTGGTAAAACTTCAATAGCAATATCAACAGCAAGATAATCCATATCACATGATGTGTAGGCTAGTGGGATTTTCACCATGGTTTTCAGTTGGTATACTGAGTAGTGAGTACTTACTAACCAATGAAAATTACCATGGTGTGTTGCATTCTTGACACCAATATAACTATAGCCTATGGCAAGAGCACATTGTTTGCCATGGTAAATCTGTGGCATAAATAACACTCCCACCATCCCTAAAAGATTAGCGCATTCCTCTTTTGTTAATATGGTTCCCACCATCCCTCTTTACTTTATTTACTAGCCCACATGCTGAATGGAAAATCTACCAAACTTCTCAACACAACTCTTAACAAAGAAAAAATCGGGATGGGGAAATctttaagggacggagggatgatgttttattggaggCCTTTTTTTAAGAATTGAGTTCATCATTATCATGCCCTATGTAAATTTTTACATATCCACTATGCCACATGGAAGACTTTATCTTTATGGGGCTGATATGGACAAGTTGAAAGTGTACTTAACTAAATTGAGAAAGTGTCCTGTTATTTTGGGATGGTCTAAAAAAGGTCTATTATTGAAGGACAAGGACTATTTAATATTTATGTCATGACCTCATTTTAAGCCATTGTACATACCTAGCTTTGCGCGAAGGTGTTAAAAAATATCTAACACAATCTGCAAAATTTAATTTGGGGAAAACATGGGAAAAGGTGTTTTTCCCCAACAACCCAACCCAAGGAAAGGCCAGATTGGCAAATCATAATTCTCAAAAACattcacaattcacaccatTTCTAAACAAAAGGGAAGCAAAAGGAGGTTTATAAAAGATGGAGGCTTATTGCCAATTAGACAGTTGGTTTAACCATGGATGATAAAGTAGCACCTTCTGAACACGAGCAGTCAACCTCGTCATTGCACTCTTTAATTTCCTCACTCTATCCAAGTTCCGGCTACTTATCTGCCAACAAAACAACACAAATTATCAAAATAATTGgataaacaaaacaaaaatattgaaGTATCACATTCTAAACTCCAAGCAACACTAGATTAGTTTAGTTAATATTAAAACCTCACGCGAAAGCAAAAGAATTATCACACAACACTTGAACAGAAACAAAAAAGACTaacttgatatatatatattaactcAAAGTAAACAATTGAAGAACTTACGAGTGGGTAGAAATAATGCTTATATCAAAACTTCAGTACTATTAAGATTCAAGATTAAAGGAGAGGATCTAGCTTCAACAATGGGTTGCCAGGTAGAACCGTAGCAGGGAAACAGAGAGCAATTATCATACAAATTTTTATAACATATATTGCAAATTTTTCAAGGCCTATTAAGGGGTCACTCTACATGTAAATTCAATCCATTTA contains:
- the LOC130461082 gene encoding magnesium transporter MRS2-I codes for the protein MESILDTIEEEVSFGNSDDAEMMDIEEGEVVDGHVLGKTNDRNDKEVKMDSQGGNIQPAKKTRRKKKNKKRKKGPPASDGENIDSFVLDVCKRFRERKSYLVYAAVGVLGVFAIKELLKEVVAVQACGGQKTALGDRHRTGGGILWNILKARDPNAYKEIMKKGTEFEISSRNLDRVRKLKSAMTRLTARVQKVRDELEQLLDDDDDMADLYLSRKLAVPASPVSGSGAAWFPSSPTVISKISRASRARVVTGRGDDNDVEELEMLLEAYFMQIDGTLNKLTTLREYIDDTEDYINIQLDNHRNQLIQLELFLSSGTVCLSIYSLVTAIFGIYTWMEHHGYIFKWVIIISAGTFFGYNRICSL